The following nucleotide sequence is from Alkalihalobacillus sp. LMS39.
CTGTAGGCGCATTTAACGTTACTACAATTAAATCAAGATTATCACGACTTGCTGTTGTAACAAGCGTAAAACCTGCTTGCCCTACATACCCATTTTTAACCCCAGTCACTCCGTCATAATGTCCTAATAAGCGATGATGGTTAAGCAGTGTTGTTTCCCATCCCTCGCCTTTCCACTCTAATTCCCTCGTTGCTACTATGTCGCGAAACTCTTGGTTTTTCATCGCATACTGTGTAATCTTCGCCATATCATAAGCTGTTGTATAATGTTGTTCACCAAACAAACCGTGTGGATTCGTGAAGTTTGTCTCTTTTACACCGACGACTTCTCGGACAAACTGGTTCATTCGCTCTGCAAATTTTTGCTCTGTACCATCGAAATGTTCGGCTATTGCCAAACCAGCGTCATTCCCAGAGTTAATCATCAACCCTTGAACAAGCTTATATAATGGAACTTGTTCGCCTTCCAATAAATAAACTCGTGTCCCAATCACTTCTCTTGCGTTTTCACTGACTGTTACGATGTCATCAGGATTTCCTTGCTCTAATGCTATAATTCCAGTCACAATTTTTGTTAAGCTTGCAGGATACATTTGTTTTTCACTATCTTGGTTATATAATATCTTTCCAGAATTCGCATCGATCATAATTGCCGTTTCACTATGCAATTGAAATTTGTCTTCAACCATATTTGCATAAGTAGAGAAAGGTACAATTGCGACTAATGTCATAATAAGCAAGAAAGAAATGCCAGCCTTTTGTATCATCCTTGGGTTCCCCTTCCATACGACAATCCTATTCTCTAGTATACCGATTTTTCATAATATTGTCTTTTCAATTATATGACACTCTTATTACAATTCATTTTCCAGTATTTAATTAACATAAAAATAAAAAAAGAATGTTATCTAATTGTAACAATCGTTAATGGTACTATATCACTACTACTGTTTTCAACCCTTTCATTTCTCACTGGGAAATCTCCCCTAGCGACTTTCAATCTAGTATTTGTTACTCTATTCATTGTGATTGCGAGATTAACAAACAACTAGGAGGTTTTCACATGAAAAAAATAGTATGGTTAACATTCGCATTTTTGACTTTTACCTTATTTGGTTTTAATACAGAAGCAGACGCTAACACAGTTCACACTGTAAAAAGTGGTGATACATTATGGAAACTTGGTACGCATTACGGTGTACCTGTCGAGTCTATTAAATTAAGAAACAACCGTAAATCAGATACCATTTTTGTTGGAGAGAGATTAACAATTCCTGCTAGTTTATCAGCTACTGACCGAGACTTATTAGCAAGACTAGTTCGTGCAGAAGCAGAAGGAGAAATATACGCTGGTAAAGTAGCCGTTGCAACAGTCGTATTAAATCGTGTTGATAATCGTAATTTTCCAAATACCGTTCGTGGCGTGATTTATGAGGTTTCACACGGTCACCATGCGTTTACACCTGTTCAAAATGGAAGAATTAATCGTGCATCTGATGCTGAATCTAGACGCGCTGTTAACGAAGCACTTGCTTTCCGTGGCCAAGGTGCAGGTTCACTTTATTTTTATAACCCTCGTACTTCTACAAATCAATGGATCCTTTCTCGTCAAGTAACAGTGAGAATCGGAAACCACGTATTTGCAAAATAAATCTTCAATTTACACCTACTTTTTCAAAAAGTAGGTGTTTTTTTATATTTTTTGAACGATTTGCTTTGTTTTAACGTCATATTATTACTCCTTTTATCTTTTTGAAAATAAGAAAAATGATTCACGAAGTGTTTTGAACCTCAACACTTTGAGCAAATTTTCCACTACTTTCAGAAAAACGCATTTAATGATATGTTATCAATAGTGGAATGCAACTTTTTAAAAAGAAAGGAGAGGTTTTCTTGGAAGTTATTGTTTCTCATACAAACACAGATTTTGATGCTCTTGCCTCTCTTGTTGCAGCGAAAAAATTATATCCCGATGCAAAAATGGTAATATCTACTAGTCAACATATTCAAGTCCAGCAATATTTAGCGTTATACCGTGACCACTTTTCTTTTTACTCACAAAAGGAAATTAACTGGCCTGACGTTACACACCTTATATTAGTCGATGTTCATTCCATCGACCGTACAGGATTAAAACATGAACAATTACAACCTATACATATCACTATCTTTGACCACCATCCTGTTTCAGAGCAGCTTAACGTAACATCACAAGATATTACAATTGAACAAGTAGGTGCTACAATTACATTGTTAGTCGAACGTTTAACGAAGAAAAAGCTGGCTATTTCTTCGATAGAAGCGACATTATTTGGTTTAGGCTTATACTCAGACACCGGTGCTTTTACTCACTCCACAACAACAATTCGTGATTTTCAAACTGCTTCGGTGTTATTACGCTATGGAATGAATCTTGAATTCATAACTCATATGACAAAACAAATAAAAAACCAAAACCATGAATTGTTTTATACTCTTTTACAGCAGGCAACAGACTATATTCATGATGGTGTTGTGCTCACAATTTGTAAACATTCAGAAGTAGTATATACATCAGGTTTAGCTTCTATCACAAAAAAGCTCTTAGATACAATGGAAGTTGATGCTGTCCTTACAATTGTCGAAATGGGCTCTCGTACATATATTGTTGGACGTGCAAATTCAAACCGAATTAATTTCTTACCTCTTATGAAGAAATTAGGTGGAGGCGGTCACCCGCTTGCCGCATCTGCTACGATTAAAAAAGGATCAGTTCAACAGCTAACAGAATTCGTTGCGCGTGAAATCGAGTCGGTCATCATGCCCGCAGTTCTTGCGGAAAATATGATGTCTGCTCCTGTTAAAACGATTTCTCCTGAAACTTCGTTACAAGTTGTTGCCGAAATGATGTTTCGATATGGACATACAGGATTTCCAGTTGTGGAAAATGAAGAAGTCATCGGAATGATTTCTAGACGAGATATCGATAAAGGCATCCATCATGGCTTAGGGCATGCCCCAGCAAAAGCTTATATGAGTCAACCTGTTATCATTGTTGAAACGACGACACCACTAGAAGACATCCAACGATTGATGATTCAACATAATGTCGGACGATTTCCGGTGTTAAAAAACAAAATATTGGTTGGGATTATATCAAGAACAAATGTAATAGAGACACTGAACAAGCCAAAAAACCAACACTGTTTAACAGAAAGAGACGATAGCATTATTACTAAAATGAAAGCTTTTTTTTCAACCACTGAATATAAGTTGCTTATAAAGATAGGTGAAGTGGCAGATGAAAAGAATGAACGAGCCTTTTTAGTTGGCGGGATTGTCCGTGATTTATTTTTACAGCGTCCAAATGATGATATCGATATAGTCATTGAAGGAGATGGCATTCAGTTTGCTAACGAATTAGTTCAGAAATTCGGTGGAAGCTGTAAAGACCATGAACATTTTGCAACAGCAAGCTGGAAAACAGAGGACGGCATAAAAGTCGATATCGTAAGTTCAAGAACGGAATACTATGTTAAGCCAGCTGCCCTGCCAACAGTGGAAAAATCGAATGTAAAAGAAGATTTATTTCGCCGTGACTTTTCGATTAATGCGATGGCCATTCATTTAAACTCTTCTTCATTTGGCTTCGTAGTTGATGAATACAACGGTCTTTCAGACATAAAAGACAAAAGAATTCGAGTTTTACATCCATTAAGTTTTGTCGAAGACCCTACACGAATTCTTCGAGCCATTCGATTTGAACTTCGCTTACAGTTCCAAATGGATGAACAAACAGAAAAGCTGGCTCTCCAATCGATGAATGGACTACTAAATATATCAACAAAGCGACTAGTTGCCGAGGTAAAGCGATTATTTCAAGAAGCACCAGCGGATGCCATTATGCAACGGCTAAATTCTCTCTTGTTTTGGGAGACGTTTATCGATCGGTCTTTACAAAAACAAGACTATGACCTCATTGAAAAACTAACATCTTCCATAAGGAAAGCTAAGCTTAACTATAAGCCGACACAACATTGGTTTTATTATTTTTTACTTCCTTTTATCGAAGCAAACGAAACAGTAATAATGAGGATATGGGAAACAGAGACAAAAGCAGAAAAAAAACAAGTTATCGAATGCATTGACATTGTTTCAAAATGGAAAGAGATTCTGTTTACATCTTTAGGTCAACTCCATAAACATTTGCATGAATACGATGACTTTCCACTAGTTCTATTGAGTTTGTACTTTACACAAAAAGAACAACAAGAGCTATTGCTGGAGTATGTGCACAAACGCAATACGATGCCTACTCTTATCACTGGTCGTGATTTAGCTTCGCTTATCACACCAGCTGGTCCTATCTATAAAACGATTATTCTTGACATCGAAACAAGATATTTAAACAATCAAATTCAAACTCGTGAGCAAGCTGTCACATGGCTAAAGGAGCAATGGGATAGTGAATAGTAAAACGAACGAAAGAAAAGAGGCATACAGGGATGGAAGAAAAAGACTTAATAAAAGCCGCGAAAAAAGGAAATCAACGTGCTTTTGCCATTCTTTTGCAACAAAACTATACTTTCGTTAAACATTATCTTTTGAAGATAACCCTTCATCCCTCTTTAGCTGAAGATATTACACAAGAAACAATGATAAAAAGCATTGAAAAGATCCATCAATATAATGGAAAAGCAAAGTTTTCTTCTTGGCTCATTACCATTGCATCAAACCTTTATATCGATGAACTTCGAAAACAAAAAAGAAAGACAAAGTGGCTACAAAATCAAGGTGTCCACCAACTTCTATATGAAAATGCCCATAATAACGATGAATGGGTAGAAGTGATTGAAGGATTAACGAAACTTTCTAGCGAATATCGAATTCCACTTATTTTAAAGCACTATTATGGTTACACATACGAAGAAATTAGTACGATGATTGGTATAGCCGAAGGAACCGTTAAATCTAGAGTACATGGGGCGTTAACCCAAATTAGAAAGGAGCTACAATGATGCAGAAAAAAGGACATAGTTCAGAAAAAAAACTTGTAGAGGCCTTATATAAAATGGAAAGTACTATAAAAGAACAACCGCCTACAGTCCAAAGCTTCGAACATCTTATTACCCAAGTACAAGCAGAACAAAAACAAAAACTCGTAAAAGAACTTTTCATTTTTTGGTTCGTTTCTTTGTTCATTCTGTTCATAGTTCTATGGGGTTACGTTCACTTTTTCTTTGGTCTCCTAATTCTTCAAGCTATTATTATAATTGGCGGAATTAGTTTTGTTCTTTATTCAAGAAAGTCTCAACTAATGAGGAATGATGTTTCATGAATGTAAAACCTGAAGACATGCCAATTTATTTTTGGATTGGCATTGCATTAGTACTCCTTGCACAAAGTACATGGCTTTTTATCGATGCTAGGCGAAGAGGTCACCATCGTTGGTTTTGGGGAATTTGGGGGCTCATTCATTTCCCTTCTCCATTACTTTTCTACTTATTATGGTCCCGTTTCTTTAAGGAGAAATTCTTTTCCAAGCGCCGCCGTTCATAAAAAAACCTAAAAAAGCTAGCCCTCCCAAATCTTGTAGAAAACTGTACAATATTTCATTTCATAACATGAGTTTTACAGTTCATACTATAACTACATTGTTATAGACAGATTGTGTGTTACCTATCAGTATAGGGAGGGTTTTTATGACGTTTATAAAGAAACCCATCATATTCTTTTTTTTACTTACCGTCCTCATAGGAATAGCATTTTCTCTATATGTATTTAGTGAATTTCAAACCGGACGTAATGCTTCTTTGCAGCAACTTGATGATAACACAACACCCGAAAATGAACAGCCTCCTACAGAAGACACCGATATCGAATTTAATTCAGAGCATCCGATTGAAAATGAACCGATTAATATTCTTCTTGTTGGTGTTGATGCAAGACAAGAGGAGAAAGCAAGAACGGATACTATTATGATCGCACAATATCACCCTAAAAATGAATCGATCAAAATCGCCTCGATTATGCGTGATAGTTATGTTTCCATTCCAGGTTATCAAAAAAATAAAATTAACACTTCTTTTTTTCTTGGCGGTCCAGAATTGTTACGACAAACGATTAAAGAAAATTTTGATATTGACCTTCATTATTATGCTATGGTCAATTTTGAAGGATTTATTCACGTTGTCGATTTAATTGCACCGGACGGTATTACCGTCAATGTTCCAAAGCGAATGGTTCATAAAAATGACATTAATCTTTATCCTGGTGTCCAAACACTCGATGGAAAACAATTATTAAATTATGTACGTTTCCGTAGTGACCATGAAAATGATTTTGGTAGGGTTCGCCGTCAACAAGAAACGATTAGTTTACTAAAAGACGAGTTGTTAACATTAAAGGGGTTAACAAGAATTCCACAACTTGTTGGTTCCATTGAACCTTATGTTGATACGAATATGACAACAGGAAAAGTTATTAGCTTAGGAAAAGACTTTGTTCTTCACCCTGTTGATGAAGTTGAAACATTAACCATTCCTGTTCAAGATGGTTATGAAGATAGACGATATCTTCATGCTGGACAAGTTCTGGAATTAGATGTCGAAAAAAACAAATCTGCTCTTCATGATTTTTTCAACCTTTCACCACATCATGCAGCAAATTAAAAAGCTGTAGCAAGTTCAAACGAATGTTGACCTTGCTACAGCTTTATTTTATTCGTATTTTTTAAATACTAATGTTGCATTATGTCCGCCAAAGCCTAATGAATTACTCATCGCTGCTTTCACTTCTTGTTTTCTCGCTTCATTTGGAACATAGTCTAAATCACATTCTGGGTCAGGTGTTTCATAATTGATTGTCGGAGCAATAATACCTTGTTGAATTGTTTTTACAGTTAAAATAGCTTCAACCGCACCAGCCGCTCCTAACAAGTGACCTGTCATTGATTTTGTTGAACTCACGGCTAACTTTGATGCATGATCACCAAAAACGGTCTTTAACGCCATGGTTTCATATTTATCGTTATATGGTGTACTTGTTCCATGTGCATTCATATAATCAATTTCATGAGGTTTTAACCCTGCATCTGCAATGGCTTGTGACATTGCTCGCACGCCACCTTCTCCTTCTGGTGCTGGTGCAGTTACATGGTATGCATCTCCAGTTGCACCATATCCAACGATTTCAGCATAAATGTTCGCGCCACGCTGTAATGCACTTTCTAATGATTCCAAAATAACAATACCTGCACCTTCACCCATAACAAAGCCATCACGATTAGCATCAAACGGTCTGGATGCTGTTTTCGGATCCTCATTTGTACTAATTGCTTTCGCTGTACTAAATCCTGCTACAGCCATGTCTGTAATTGGGGCCTCTGCACCACCTGTAATCATAACATCAGCGTCACCACGTTGAATAACTTTAAATGCATCCCCGATTGAATTCGTACCAGAAGCACACGCGGTTACAGAACATGAGTTAATTCCTTTTGCACCTGTTACAATCGACACTTGCCCTGCCGCCATATCAGGGATCATCATTGGAACAAAGAAAGGACTTACTCGGCGATATCCTTTTTGTTCAAAAATTCGGAATTGCTCTTGATATGTTTCCATTCCCCCAATACCAGAACCAATCCAAACTCCTACACGCGGGGCAATGTCATCTGTAATTTCAAGTGAAGCATCTTTAAGCGCCATTATAGATGCTCCTACCGCAAATTGTGTAAAGCGGTCCATCTTCCGTGCTTCTTTTCGATCCATATAAACAGTAGGGTCAAAGTCCTTTACCTCAGCTGCTACTTTCATTGGGAATTTCGAAACATCGACTCTCGTTAATGGTCCAACACCTGATACACCGTTAATGGCGTTGTTCCACATCGTTTCAGCATCTAAACCTAACGGTGAAATAGCCCCAACTCCCGTAATAACAACACGTTTTTTTTCCATTTATCTCGCTCTCCTTTACTGTTAATTTTTCACTTTAGCGACCCCAACGAAGCGCAACCGCACCCCAGACAAGCCCTGCTCCAAACCCAACGAGGACAATGACATCCCCATCCTTTATTTTTCCGTTATTTAGCTCTTCTACCATCGCAACTGGAATGGAAGATGCTGATGTATTCCCATACTTTTTCACTGTTGTTGCCATCTTTTCTGGTGGCAAATCTAGACGCTCCCTTGAAGCTTCCATAATGCGAATATTGGCTTGGTGAGGAACTAAAAAGTCGACATCTTCTTTTGTTAATCCAGCTTTTTCAATAACTCCTAGGGCCGATTCACCCATTTGTCTAACCGCAAACTTAAAGACTTCTCGTCCATTCATATAAAGGAATTCATCACGCAAATGAATATGCATGCCACCAGTGCCATCTGCTCCTAATTCAAAAGCTAATATTCCTTTATCTTCACTTACAGGACCTAGCACAGCCGCTCCTGCACCATCGCCAAATAACACAGCCGTATTGCGGTCATTCATATCCGTTATTTTTGATAACTTCTCTACACCAACAACAAGGACCTTTTTATACGCACCGTTTTCAATAAATTGTTGCGCTGTTACAATTCCATAAATAAACCCTGCACAAGCTGCACTAATATCCATTGCAGCAGCATTCGAAGCTCCTAATTGTTCTTGAATAATCGCTGATACAGAAGGAAAAGCCATATCTGGTGTTACTGTAGCGACAATAATTAAATCAAGTTCTTCGGCTAAAGTGTCTGCCTGTTGTAATGCATCTTTTGCTGCCTCGAACGCAAGATGAGAGCTATCAATATGCTCAGAAGCAATTCGTCTTTCTTCAATGCCTGTTCTCGTTCGTATCCATTCATCTGTTGTATCTAATCGTTGCTCAAAATCTAAATTGGTTACAACCTGATCTCCTAAACTTCTTCCCATACCTAAGATACCAGCTTTTGTCATTTCATTTCCCCCTTACCTTCTACTATTTCTAGTTTACAGGTAAATATTAAGACCTGATACCAATTTTATCTGATTTTTATTTTCTTGTCTATGTATCATGCTTTCATAACTTCACTTTTCAAAAAAAGAAGTTATTTGTATTATGAGTATGGACAAATAAAAGCGATGTTAATGCGTAACGTTCTAGTTATTTCCCGTGTAGAAATAACTGTCCTCTCCATTTCACGACTAAATTCCACCGAGAACATAAAATGATTTAGTACAATGTCCGAAAAAAACACAATTAAAGCTATTAAAGGAAAGAACCTTTAATAGCTTTGTCACTTACTTATTCTCTTCTTTTCCAAGTTCATATGCTTCATTCATCACACTTAATAACATATTTAACACCGGTTGCAAATCATCCATTGATAATTCGATTCCTTTATTATCTAGTAGTGCCTTTGCCTCTGGCATATGCTTCATTGCAATTTGCATAAATTTCATTTTTAATTCTGGATCCATACGTACACCTCCTATATTCATTGTTACTCAGGAAGCTTTCCTGTTTGTACATACTCATTAATCGCTTGATTAACATTTGCTTGGACATCATCTGGTACTTGAGAGCTAAACTGCCCTAAAGAAATGACACCATCTGCAAAGTCATAATATAAATTTCCGGATTCAAGTTCGCCTTTGCTGTATCGGTCTGCAACAAGTTGATACAACGCATCTACGTGTTGAACCGTACTCGTTAGGACAGTAGAACCACCTAAATCCGATTGATCGCTAATAAAGCCTATTGCAAATTTACCTTCTTTTTTAATTTCCTCTAGCAATTGCACATGAAAACCATCACCGGCAGGATAAAAAACATCAGCACCTAAACTCGACATATCCTCATAAATATCCAATGCTTTTTCCGTATTGGACCAATCCTCTACATAATCAACGGAGACTTTTATAGATTCATCTTGATAATGAACCCCTTCCACAAATCCAGCTACTTCTGGTTGCCACGCATAAGCAGCAATGACACCAATATGATCGGTTTCTGACATTTGTGCTGCTACCATACCTGCAAAAAATCCCATAGAGTGGCTTTCAAAATGCAAACTTGTAATATTATCACCAGAAACACTTCCATTGAAACTGACAAAATGAATATGTGGATACTCATCTTTTAGCTCAGTGAAAAACTCAGCAAAAATCCGTCCATGTCCGAAAATTAAATTCACATCATTTTGAGCAAATTCTTGCACTGCTATTTTTGCATTTGATAAGCTATTTATCTCTTCTTTAAACTGTACATCTACATTTAAACTACTTTGAATTTGTAACAGCCCTTGATAACCTTTGCTGTTCCACCCTTGGTCATCAATTGTATCCTCAACTAATAGACCTACTCTATGTATGCTAGATGTAGAACTTGTAGTCGCACAGCCTGTCCCAACTAAAATGAGAATGAGTAAGGCCATAACAAATCTGTTTCGCATGAGTAAGACAACTCCCTTATCTTTTTAACCAAAATTAATTATACTGGATTTTCAACAATATTACCGCAACAAATTAACTACATGGAAGGAATTACCTTGATTTTCATTTGAATTCTAACATGTATTCATTCGACAAATAAGAGAAAAGTCCTCTTATCCTCGTATCTGTAATCATTTTTTAATGTTATTGAAATATTACATGAAAAGATTGACAAAAAGATGCATATCTAATTTTCACCTGTTATAATCAGAAAGAATGACATGTAAAGGGGAATTATATGAACAATTATCATAAAGAAGTGCAAGCACGTCGTACTTTTGCCATTATCTCTCACCCAGACGCTGGAAAAACAACATTAACTGAGAAATTACTTTATTTTGGTGGAGCTATCCGTGAAGCCGGTACTGTAAAAGGACGAAAAAATTCCAAACATGCCCTTAGTGACTGGATGGAAATCGAAAAGCAAAGAGGAATTTCTGTAACGAGCTCTGCCCTTGAATTTGAATATAAAGGCTACAAAGTCAATATATTAGATACTCCTGGACACCAAGATTTTAGTGAAGACACATATCGAACATTAACAGCGGCAGATTCTGCAACAATGTTAATCGATGCAGCCAAAGGAGTAGAAGCGCAAACGAAAAAATTATTTAAAGTTTGTAAAATGCGTGGCATCCCAATTTTTACTTTTATGAATAAATTAGACCGACAAGGAAGAGATCCTTTTGATTTAATGGAAGAACTTGAAGAGTTATTAGGCATTCGTTCTTATCCGATGAATTGGCCAATTGGAATGGGCCAATCCTTCGTCGGAGTCTATGACCGTCACAATAAAAGAGTCGAGCTGTTTAATCCCGACGACAGTGGTGCTATTGATGTTAAAGACGTATCTGGACCAGATGACCCACTAATTGATGAGATTGTAGGTGACGAAAGCTTACTGGCCCAATTTCGCGAAGAAATGGAACTTCTTGATGTGGCTGGTGATCCTTATGATGAGGAAGCTATCCGAAATGGCACACTTTCCCCCATCTTTTTTGGAAGTGCGATTTCAAATTTCGGTGTTCAAACATTTTTAGAAAACTTCTTAGAAATGGCACCATATCCAACAAAGAGAGAAAGTAATAAAGGTGTTGTCTCCCCTTTAGAGACCGATAAATTTTCTGGGTTTGTTTTTAAAATCCAAGCTAATATGAACCCTGCTCATCGTGATCGTATTGCATTTT
It contains:
- the sigY gene encoding RNA polymerase sigma factor SigY translates to MEEKDLIKAAKKGNQRAFAILLQQNYTFVKHYLLKITLHPSLAEDITQETMIKSIEKIHQYNGKAKFSSWLITIASNLYIDELRKQKRKTKWLQNQGVHQLLYENAHNNDEWVEVIEGLTKLSSEYRIPLILKHYYGYTYEEISTMIGIAEGTVKSRVHGALTQIRKELQ
- a CDS encoding ComZ family protein, encoding MDPELKMKFMQIAMKHMPEAKALLDNKGIELSMDDLQPVLNMLLSVMNEAYELGKEENK
- a CDS encoding LCP family protein translates to MTFIKKPIIFFFLLTVLIGIAFSLYVFSEFQTGRNASLQQLDDNTTPENEQPPTEDTDIEFNSEHPIENEPINILLVGVDARQEEKARTDTIMIAQYHPKNESIKIASIMRDSYVSIPGYQKNKINTSFFLGGPELLRQTIKENFDIDLHYYAMVNFEGFIHVVDLIAPDGITVNVPKRMVHKNDINLYPGVQTLDGKQLLNYVRFRSDHENDFGRVRRQQETISLLKDELLTLKGLTRIPQLVGSIEPYVDTNMTTGKVISLGKDFVLHPVDEVETLTIPVQDGYEDRRYLHAGQVLELDVEKNKSALHDFFNLSPHHAAN
- a CDS encoding CBS domain-containing protein, translating into MEVIVSHTNTDFDALASLVAAKKLYPDAKMVISTSQHIQVQQYLALYRDHFSFYSQKEINWPDVTHLILVDVHSIDRTGLKHEQLQPIHITIFDHHPVSEQLNVTSQDITIEQVGATITLLVERLTKKKLAISSIEATLFGLGLYSDTGAFTHSTTTIRDFQTASVLLRYGMNLEFITHMTKQIKNQNHELFYTLLQQATDYIHDGVVLTICKHSEVVYTSGLASITKKLLDTMEVDAVLTIVEMGSRTYIVGRANSNRINFLPLMKKLGGGGHPLAASATIKKGSVQQLTEFVAREIESVIMPAVLAENMMSAPVKTISPETSLQVVAEMMFRYGHTGFPVVENEEVIGMISRRDIDKGIHHGLGHAPAKAYMSQPVIIVETTTPLEDIQRLMIQHNVGRFPVLKNKILVGIISRTNVIETLNKPKNQHCLTERDDSIITKMKAFFSTTEYKLLIKIGEVADEKNERAFLVGGIVRDLFLQRPNDDIDIVIEGDGIQFANELVQKFGGSCKDHEHFATASWKTEDGIKVDIVSSRTEYYVKPAALPTVEKSNVKEDLFRRDFSINAMAIHLNSSSFGFVVDEYNGLSDIKDKRIRVLHPLSFVEDPTRILRAIRFELRLQFQMDEQTEKLALQSMNGLLNISTKRLVAEVKRLFQEAPADAIMQRLNSLLFWETFIDRSLQKQDYDLIEKLTSSIRKAKLNYKPTQHWFYYFLLPFIEANETVIMRIWETETKAEKKQVIECIDIVSKWKEILFTSLGQLHKHLHEYDDFPLVLLSLYFTQKEQQELLLEYVHKRNTMPTLITGRDLASLITPAGPIYKTIILDIETRYLNNQIQTREQAVTWLKEQWDSE
- a CDS encoding cell wall hydrolase, with the protein product MKKIVWLTFAFLTFTLFGFNTEADANTVHTVKSGDTLWKLGTHYGVPVESIKLRNNRKSDTIFVGERLTIPASLSATDRDLLARLVRAEAEGEIYAGKVAVATVVLNRVDNRNFPNTVRGVIYEVSHGHHAFTPVQNGRINRASDAESRRAVNEALAFRGQGAGSLYFYNPRTSTNQWILSRQVTVRIGNHVFAK
- a CDS encoding D-alanyl-D-alanine carboxypeptidase family protein, whose amino-acid sequence is MIQKAGISFLLIMTLVAIVPFSTYANMVEDKFQLHSETAIMIDANSGKILYNQDSEKQMYPASLTKIVTGIIALEQGNPDDIVTVSENAREVIGTRVYLLEGEQVPLYKLVQGLMINSGNDAGLAIAEHFDGTEQKFAERMNQFVREVVGVKETNFTNPHGLFGEQHYTTAYDMAKITQYAMKNQEFRDIVATRELEWKGEGWETTLLNHHRLLGHYDGVTGVKNGYVGQAGFTLVTTASRDNLDLIVVTLNAPTANRSVRDTIQLLDYGFQHYETKWIAGGTEYKDKFGNKYTLSEDLAVTVPKGEKLTIEISVYGYMRLLTEQNRLVLIKSLERPIRSAFSQVKEEHIEKENKVGVNQALYESIISTLQQVQKK
- a CDS encoding peptide chain release factor 3, giving the protein MNNYHKEVQARRTFAIISHPDAGKTTLTEKLLYFGGAIREAGTVKGRKNSKHALSDWMEIEKQRGISVTSSALEFEYKGYKVNILDTPGHQDFSEDTYRTLTAADSATMLIDAAKGVEAQTKKLFKVCKMRGIPIFTFMNKLDRQGRDPFDLMEELEELLGIRSYPMNWPIGMGQSFVGVYDRHNKRVELFNPDDSGAIDVKDVSGPDDPLIDEIVGDESLLAQFREEMELLDVAGDPYDEEAIRNGTLSPIFFGSAISNFGVQTFLENFLEMAPYPTKRESNKGVVSPLETDKFSGFVFKIQANMNPAHRDRIAFLRITSGKFERGMAVNHVRLGKTIKISQPTQFLAQNRNIVEEAYAGDIIGLFDPGTFRIGDTLVEDDHFEFSEMPHFSPEHFAAVTVKEALKHKSFEKGIKQLTEEGAIQLFQTYNKVIEQQIVGVVGVLQFEVLEYRLKHEYKVDIILERIPFSIARWVHGPEKDMEKFKKMQRNLVTDRDGRIVVLFENDFQLRTAQDKYPEISFFENSFAK
- a CDS encoding sigmaY antisigma factor component gives rise to the protein MNVKPEDMPIYFWIGIALVLLAQSTWLFIDARRRGHHRWFWGIWGLIHFPSPLLFYLLWSRFFKEKFFSKRRRS
- a CDS encoding BMP family ABC transporter substrate-binding protein; this encodes MRNRFVMALLILILVGTGCATTSSTSSIHRVGLLVEDTIDDQGWNSKGYQGLLQIQSSLNVDVQFKEEINSLSNAKIAVQEFAQNDVNLIFGHGRIFAEFFTELKDEYPHIHFVSFNGSVSGDNITSLHFESHSMGFFAGMVAAQMSETDHIGVIAAYAWQPEVAGFVEGVHYQDESIKVSVDYVEDWSNTEKALDIYEDMSSLGADVFYPAGDGFHVQLLEEIKKEGKFAIGFISDQSDLGGSTVLTSTVQHVDALYQLVADRYSKGELESGNLYYDFADGVISLGQFSSQVPDDVQANVNQAINEYVQTGKLPE
- the fabF gene encoding beta-ketoacyl-ACP synthase II; translation: MEKKRVVITGVGAISPLGLDAETMWNNAINGVSGVGPLTRVDVSKFPMKVAAEVKDFDPTVYMDRKEARKMDRFTQFAVGASIMALKDASLEITDDIAPRVGVWIGSGIGGMETYQEQFRIFEQKGYRRVSPFFVPMMIPDMAAGQVSIVTGAKGINSCSVTACASGTNSIGDAFKVIQRGDADVMITGGAEAPITDMAVAGFSTAKAISTNEDPKTASRPFDANRDGFVMGEGAGIVILESLESALQRGANIYAEIVGYGATGDAYHVTAPAPEGEGGVRAMSQAIADAGLKPHEIDYMNAHGTSTPYNDKYETMALKTVFGDHASKLAVSSTKSMTGHLLGAAGAVEAILTVKTIQQGIIAPTINYETPDPECDLDYVPNEARKQEVKAAMSNSLGFGGHNATLVFKKYE
- a CDS encoding beta-ketoacyl-ACP synthase III, encoding MTKAGILGMGRSLGDQVVTNLDFEQRLDTTDEWIRTRTGIEERRIASEHIDSSHLAFEAAKDALQQADTLAEELDLIIVATVTPDMAFPSVSAIIQEQLGASNAAAMDISAACAGFIYGIVTAQQFIENGAYKKVLVVGVEKLSKITDMNDRNTAVLFGDGAGAAVLGPVSEDKGILAFELGADGTGGMHIHLRDEFLYMNGREVFKFAVRQMGESALGVIEKAGLTKEDVDFLVPHQANIRIMEASRERLDLPPEKMATTVKKYGNTSASSIPVAMVEELNNGKIKDGDVIVLVGFGAGLVWGAVALRWGR